The stretch of DNA AAGCATTTCCAACGACGGCGCGGATGGAGTTCCGATGTGTTTCTAGGAGGACGGATTTCTCAGGAGAAGTCCAGAAGCGAAGAAGGTTGAAGCGCTTCTCAAGCTCGTTCTCTAGGTACGAATTCATGGGGCACATCATCAGTACTCCGATTGATTCCATCTTTTTCTTTCGAAATTCCAgacactcttctctctctctctctggcgtCTCCCCAGTGATGATGGATTGAGTTATCGACTGACGACGAGGACGATGCGTCTTTAACagagatataatatataatggGCCTCTATTTCAGCCCATAACTTAAAATACCTACTATTAATGGGCCGCTAAGTAAGCTGTGTCGGCCGAATCTTTTCATAACGGACGACAGCATTGCACGTTTGATATTCATTCATGCATATTTGAGATTCATGAACATATACGTTGCTAATACATTGTATGTGTGTATCAGTGTGTGAGCAACGTAGCCGTTGACAATGCAGAATCCAGTGAAATGGTTGGTTAATCACAATTCACATACtttattcttatatattataatataacaattttgatTCAAacacacctctctctctctctatctcaaaTTATCCAAATCCTAAATAATGATTAGTTAAAATTAAGAGGTGTGGTCTAAAAACATGCGCCCCACGTCCCCTcctcccaaaaaaagaaagaagaagctccacAATTTTCTCAAAGCCAAAGTCACTGTAACAAGGGAGGCAAATCCTCTTTATTGTTTTGCCGCTCGATTAGCTTCTCCTCTCCCCCTCCCACTACATTTTGATTCTCCCTATCTCAAGAGAGGCCCCTTTCGATCCTCtctaattctctctctctcgtgctGCGATCAAAGGAACCAGGAATGGTTCGTGCATCAGAAGAAGAACAGGAAAGCTATAGGAGCAGGCTCTTTAATTTCAAATGGAGGAACAACGAAAACAACAATGCAACGAGACACGCCAAAAGTCTCAGCGTCGAGACAGGTCTAGATGAGGCTGCCACGGGGTCCAACGAGGCCGAACCGTTGACCATTATTCATCCTGGTAAGGCCCCGCCACTTTTAAGATCGGCTGCGGATGAAGCAGCGCTCACCGCCGCACTGGCTAGAGAAAAGCAGCTTTTGGCAGGCatgtactctctctctctctctctctcttctcgtgACTTCCCCCTCCTTTCTTATCTAGCTAACGTATGGCTTTGCGATAATTAATGGCAGATGTGGAGCAGATGAAAGAACGCTTCTCCAAGCTGTTGCTGGGAGAGGACAACTCCGGTGGAGGCAAAGGAGTATCCTCTGCTCTCGCCCTCTCAAACGCAATCACAAACATTGCAGGTAGCTGGATCATCATGGaccctcttttttcttttctttttttattaaccaACCATCTCTGACGTCGACGTTTATATATGTGTGGTTGGTACGTAGCTTCCGTGTTCGGAGAGCAACGACGTTTGGAGCCAATGCCTGCAGAGAGGAGAGCAAGATGGAGAAAAGAGATTGATTGGCTTCTCTCGGTGACCGACTACGTTGTGGAGTTTGCTCCATCtcagcaaaaaaataaagatgggaCCAATATGGAGGCATGTTACTTGCTTACCTATCTATCTATCCTTCATTTGGTAAAACATCCCATACATGATTCCTTAATGTTATTGGTCTTTGATGATTTAACAGATAATGACCACACGCCAACGTACTGACCTACACATGAACATCCCCGCATTGAAGAAACTGGACGCCATGCTCATCGTAAGGACCTCTCTACCTCTCATCTCCTAATTGATATATATGGGTTGACCTAAGTACATTGTGAAGAAACAAATGTCAGTGCTTTAAATAATTCCAAttagaatcatcatcatccagcTCCTCTTAATTTCTCTACCTAGGATTGTCTAGAAAATTTCAAGGACCAAAGCGAGTTCAGCTATGTTTCAAAAGACTCCTCCGACGCAGACAAGAGAAACGACGAAAAATGGTGGATTCCGACAGTCAAAGTTCCGCCAGATGGTCTATCAGATGCAGCTAGAAGGTTCTTGCAGTACCAGAAGGACTGTGTAAACCAGGTTCTAAAGGCAGCCATGGCCATAAACGCACAGGTTTTGTTCGAGATGGAAATACCTGAGAGCTACATCGACTCTCTCCCAAAGGTAACCAACCAACCACACAATCCAGTTTGTTATTGAGTATGAGAGAATAATACTTACtcagaattgttttttttatttggtttggtttgtacAGAACGGGAGGGCGAGTCTCGGGGATCAGATGTACAAGCATATAACGGTGGACTTCTTTGACCCGGACCAGTTCCTGAACAGCATGGACATGTCCTCAGAGCACAAGATCGTCGACCTCAAAAACAGAATCGAGGCATCAATCGTTATATGGAAACGCAAAATGGTTTACAAAGACAGCAAGTCATCGGCACCATGGGCGTCCGGAGTGAGCCTGGAGAAGCGAGAGGTGTTCGAAGAGCGGGCTGAGACCATTTTGCTCATACTCAAGCATAGATACCCAGGGATTTCTCAGTCTTCACTCGACATCAGCAAGATCCAGTTCAACAAGGACGTGGGTCAAGCGGTGCTCGAGAGCTACTCGAGAATATTGGAGAGCTTGGCGTACACGGTACTGTCGAGAATAGACGATGTTTTGGAGGCAGACAGAGCCGTGAACAAGAGGAGCCCGCCGATTGAATCAGAGGAAGAGACGCTGGTCGGGAGCATGACGCTGTCGGATTTCATGGGATGGGACTTCGATCAGGCTGGTCAGGGGAACGGTGACTTGGAGTCCAAGAAAGATGTATCGGATGATCAGTTGGTGAAGGAGAAGCTGCCCGCAGTGACCACAAAGAAGACCTCATACCTAGAAACCCTAGGCGGCGTCAAGAGTCCAACGGCCCGGCATTAAATGTGGTGGTGGGGGAGATATAGGAGGAggggcaaacaaaaaaacagagcaaggaAGAcagataaattaaattaattattctttttaggATTCAAAACTTTTCAATGGGCTTTGTAattctttgtttataaaaaaaaccccAATTGGGCTTTAAGATTAGGCCCATTTTACTGTAAAACCCATTTTAAACCAATTTCATCTGTATATATGAATGTAAAGTagccttatcttcttcttcttcttccaaaacccAATCCTCTCTGGGGAGAACGATGACGTCACTAATAACCTCATCTCTGCAAGCTCTGAAGCTTTCGTCTCCCTTCGCCCATGGCTCAActcctctctcttccctctcaAAGCCCAATTCATTCCCGAACCCTAAAATGCCGGCTTTAGTTCCGGTCATCAGAGCGATGAAAACGATGCAGGGGCGCGTGGTGTGCGCAACCAACGACAAGACTGTGGCGGTGGAGGTGGTGAGGCTGGCTCCCCACCCAAAGTACAAGAGGCgagtgaggatgaagaagaagtaccAAGCTCATGACCCTGATAATCAGTTCAAGGTGGGCGACGTGGTGCTGCTGGAAAAGAGCAGACCCATCAGTAAGACTAAATCATTTGTGGCTCTTCCTGTCGTCGCCAGGAAATCCGGAGGAGATGGCCTCCTTGGCATTCCCTTGGAGTCTCAGCAGCCTGCTGCTGCTTAGAGCATTACTattgtctttctttctctctgtcgGTAAAAgctgtctttctttctttctttttccttcttctgtttgtttgtttgtgtatcCCCAACTCTCTGTAATCTCTATGGAATGCTTTTGTTATTTCAATCTGATTTGTTTCCTAGTAGTACCAATTTGTTTTGCCTGACCTGCCTTGCCTCCTCAGTTACATTTAGAATGTGAATGATGTTTGTGTTGGCAATGTCTTCGATTCCAACTACTGTTATCTGTTCTTTAGTCTGTAGCAAAATATANNNNNNNNNNNNNNNNNNNNNNNNNNNNNNNNNNNNNNNNNNNNNNNNNNNNNNNNNNNNNNNNNNNNNNNNNNNNNNNNNNNNNNNNNNNNNNNNNNNNNNNNNNNNNNNNNNNNNNNNNNNNNNNNNNNNNNNNNNNNNNNNNNNNNNNNNNNNNNNNNNNNNNNNNNNNNNNNNNNNNNNNNNNNNNNNNNNNNNNNNNNNNNNNNNNNNNNNNNNNNNNNNNNNNNNNNNNNNNNNNNNNNNNNNNNNNNNNNNNNNNNNNNNNNNNNNNNNNNNNNNNNNNNNNNNNNNNNNNNNNNNNNNNNNNNNNNNNNNNNNNNNNNNNNNNNNNNNNNNNNNNNNNNNNNNNNNNNNNNNNNNNNNNNNNNNNNNNNNNNNNNNNNNNNNNNNNNNNNNNNNNNNNNNNNNNNNNNNNNNNNNNNNNNNNNNNNNNNNNNNNNNNNNNNNNNNNNNNNNNNNNNNNNNNNNNNNNNNNNNNNNNNNNNNNNNNNNNNNNNNNNNNNNNNNNNNNNNNNNNNNNNNNNNNNNNNNNNNNNNNNNNNNNNNNNNNNNNNNNNNNNNNNNNNNNNNNNNNNNNNNNNNNNNNNNNNNNNNNNNNNNNNNNNNNNNNNNNNNNNNNNNNNNNNNNNNNNNNNNNNNNNNNNNNNNNNNNNNNNNNNNNNNNNNNNNNNNNNNNNNNNNNNNNNNNNNNNNNNNNNNNNNNNNNNNNNNNNNNNNNNNNNNNNNNNNNNNNNNNNNNNNNNNNNNNNNNNNNNNNNNNNNNNNNNNNNNNNNNNNNNNNNNNNNNNNNNNNNNNNNNNNNNNNNNNNNNNNNNNNNNNNNNNNNNNNNNNNNNNNNNNNNNNNNNNNNNNNNNNNNNNNNNNNNNNNNNNNNNNNNNNNNNNNNNNNNNNNNNNNNNNNNNNNNNNNNNNNNNNNNNNNNNNNNNNNNNNNNNNNNNNNNNNNNNNNNNNNNNNNNNNNNNNNNNNNNNNNNNNNNNNNNNNNNNNNNNNNNNNNNNNNNNNNNNNNNNNNNNNNNNNNNNNNNNNNNNNNNNNNNNNNNNNNNNNNNNNNNNNNNNNNNNNNNNNNNNNNNNNNNNNNNNNNNNNNNNNNNNNNNNNNNNNNNNNNNNNNNNNNNNNNNNNNNNNNNNNNNNNNNNNNNNNNNNNNNNNNNNNNNNNNNNNNNNNNNNNNNNNNNNNNNNNNNNNNNNNNNNNNNNNNNNNNNNNNNNNNNNNNNNNNNNNNNNNNNNNNNNNNNNNNNNNNNNNNNNNNNNNNNNNNNNNNNNNNNNNNNNNNNNNNNNNNNNNNNNNNNNNNNNNNNNNNNNNNNNNNNNNNNNNNNNNNNNNNNNNNNNNNNNNNNNNNNNNNNNNNNNNNNNNNNNNNNNNNNNNNNNNNNNNNNNNNNNNNNNNNNNNNNNNNNNNNNNNNNNNNNNNNNNNNNNNNNNNNNNNNNNNNNNNNNNNNNNNNNNNNNNNNNNNNNNNNNNNNNNNNNNNNNNNNNNNNNNNNNNNNNNNNNNNNNNNNNNNNNNNNNNNNNNNNNNNNNNNNNNNNNNNNNNNNNNNNNNNNNNNNNNNNNNNNNNNNNNNNNNNNNNNNNNNNNNNNNNNNNNNNNNNNNNNNNNNNNNNNNNNNNNNNNNNNNNNNNNNNNNNNNNNNNNNNNNNNNNNNNNNNNNNNNNNNNNNNNNNNNNNNNNNNNNNNNNNNNNNNNNNNNNNNNNNNNNNNNNNNNNNNNNNNNNNNNNNNNNNNNNNNNNNNNNNNNNNNNNNNNNNNNNNNNNNNNNNNNNNNNNNNNNNNNNNNNNNNNNNNNNNNNNNNNNNNNNNNNNNNNNNNNNNNNNNNNNNNNNNNNNNNNNNNNNNNNNNNNNNNNNNNNNNNNNNNNNNNNNNNNNNNNNNNNNNNNNNNNNNNNNNNNNNNNNNNNNNNNNNNNNNNNNNNNNNNNNNNNNNNNNNNNNNNNNNNNNNNNNNNNNNNNNNNNNNNNNNNNNNNNNNNNNNNNNNNNNNNNNNNNNNNNNNNNNNNNNNNNNNNNNNNNNNNNNNNNNNNNNNNNNNNNNNNNNNNNNNNNNNNNNNNNNNNNNNNNNNNNNNNNNNNNNNNNNNNNNNNNNNNNNNNNNNNNNNNNNNNNNNNNNNNNNNNNNNNNNNNNNNNNNNNNNNNNNNNNNNNNNNNNNNNNNNNNNNNNNNNNNNNNNNNNNNNNNNNNNNNNNNNNNNNNNNNNNNNNNNNNNNNNNNNNNNNNNNNNNNNNNNNNNNNNNNNNNNNNNNNNNNNNNNNNNNNNNNNNNNNNNNNNNNNNNNNNNNNNNNNNNNNNNNNNNNNNNNNNNNNNNNNNNNNNNNNNNNNNNNNNNNNNNNNNNNNNNNNNNNNNNNNNNNNNNNNNNNNNNNNNNNNNNNNNNNNNNNNNNNNNNNNNNNNNNNNNNNNNNNNNNNNNNNNNNNNNNNNNNNNNNNNNNNNNNNNNNNNNNNNNNNNNNNNNNNNNNNNNNNNNNNNNNNNNNNNNNNNNNNNNNNNNNNNNNNNNNNNNNNNNNNNNNNNNNNNNNNNNNNNNNNNNNNNNNNNNNNNNNNNNNNNNNNNNNNNNNNNNNNNNNNNNNNNNNNNNNNNNNNNNNNNNNNNNNNNNNNNNNNNNNNNNNNNNNNNNNNNNNNNNNNNNNNNNNNNNNNNNNNNNNNNNNNNNNNNNNNNNNNNNNNNNNNNNNNNNNNNNNNNNNNNNNNNNNNNNNNNNNNNNNNNNNNNNNNNNNNNNNNNNNNNNNNNNNNNNNNNNNNNNNNNNNNNNNNNNNNNNNNNNNNNNNNNNNNNNNNNNNNNNNNNNNNNNNNNNNNNNNNNNNNNNNNNNNNNNNNNNNNNNNNNNNNNNNNNNNNNNNNNNNNNNNNNNNNNNNNNNNNNNNNNNNNNNNNNNNNNNNNNNNNNNNNNNNNNNNNNNNNNNNNNNNNNNNNNNNNNNNNNNNNNNNNNNNNNNNNNNNNNNNNNNNNNNNNNNNNNNNNNNNNNNNNNNNNNNNNNNNNNNNNNNNNNNNNNNNNNNNNNNNNNNNNNNNNNNNNNNNNNNNNNNNNNNNNNNNNNNNNNNNNNNNNNNNNNNNNNNNNNNNNNNNNNNNNNNNNNNNNNNNNNNNNNNNNNNNNNNNNNNNNNNNNNNNNNNNNNNNNNNNNNNNNNNNNNNNNNNNNNNNNNNNNNNNNNNNNNNNNNNNNNNNNNNNNNNNNNNNNNNNNNNNNNNNNNNNNNNNNNNNNNNNNNNNNNNNNNNNNNNNNNNNNNNNNNNNNNNNNNNNNNNNNNNNNNNNNNNNNNNNNNNNNNNNNNNNNNNNNNNNNNNNNNNNNNNNNNNNNNNNNNNNNNNNNNNNNNNNNNNNNNNNNNNNNNNNNNNNNNNNNNNNNNNNNNNNNNNNNNNNNNNNNNNNNNNNNNNNNNNNNNNNNNNNNNNNNNNNNNNNNNNNNNNNNNNNNNNNNNNNNNNNNNNNNNNNNNNNNNNNNNNNNNNNNNNNNNNNNNNNNNNNNNNNNNNNNNNNNNNNNNNNNNNNNNNNNNNNNNNNNNNNNNNNNNNNNNNNNNNNNNNNNNNNNNNNNNNNNNNNNNNNNNNNNNNNNNNNNNNNNNNNNNNNNNNNNNNNNNNNNNNNNNNNNNNNNNNNNNNNNNNNNNNNNNNNNNNNNNNNNNNNNNNNNNNNNNNNNNNNNNNNNNNNNNNNNNNNNNNNNNNNNNNNNNNNNNNNNNNNNNNNNNNNNNNNNNNNNNNNNNNNNNNNNNNNNNNNNNNNNNNNNNNNNNNNNNNNNNNNNNNNNNNNNNNNNNNNNNNNNNNNNNNNNNNNNNNNNNNNNNNNNNNNNNNNNNNNNNNNNNNNNNNNNNNNNNNNNNNNNNNNNNNNNNNNNNNNNNNNNNNNNNNNNNNNNNNNNNNNNNNNNNNNNNNNNNNNNNNNNNNNNNNNNNNNNNNNNNNNNNNNNNNNNNNNNNNNNNNNNNNNNNNNNNNNNNNNNNNNNNNNNNNNNNNNNNNNNNNNNNNNNNNNNNNNNNNNNNNNNNNNNNNNNNNNNNNNNNNNNNNNNNNNNNNNNNNNNNNNNNNNNNNNNNNNNNNNNNNNNNNNNNNNNNNNNNNNNNNNNNNNNNNNNNNNNNNNNNNNNNNNNNNNNNNNNNNNNNNNNNNNNNNNNNNNNNNNNNNNNNNNNNNNNNNNNNNNNNNNNNNNNNNNNNNNNNNNNNNNNNNNNNNNNNNNNNNNNNNNNNNNNNNNNNNNNNNNNNNNNNNNNNNNNNNNNNNNNNNNNNNNNNNNNNNNNNNNNNNNNNNNNNNNNNNNNNNNNNNNNNNNNNNNNNNNNNNNNNNNNNNNNNNNNNNNNNNNNNNNNNNNNNNNNNNNNNNNNNNNNNNNNNNNNNNNNNNNNNNNNNNNNNNNNNNNNNNNNNNNNNNCAGACAAGAGAAACGACGAAAAATGGTGGATTCCGACAGTCAAAGTTCCGCCAGATGGTCTATCAGATGCAGCTAGAAGGTTCTTGCAGTACCAGAAGGACTGTGTAAACCAGGTTCTAAAGGCAGCCATGGCCATAAACGCACAGGTTTTGTTCGAGATGGAAATACCTGAGAGCTACATCGACTCTCTCCCAAAGGTAACCAACCAACCACACAATCCAGTTTGTTATTGAGTATGAGAGAATAATACTTACtcagaattgttttttttatttggtttggtttgtacAGAACGGGAGGGCGAGTCTCGGGGATCAGATGTACAAGCATATAACGGTGGACTTCTTTGACCCGGACCAGTTCCTGAACAGCATGGACATGTCCTCAGAGCACAAGATCGTCGACCTCAAAAACAGAATCGAGGCATCAATCGTTATATGGAAACGCAAAATGGTTTACAAAGACAGCAAGTCATCGGCACCATGGGCGTCCGGAGTGAGCCTGGAGAAGCGAGAGGTGTTCGAAGAGCGGGCTGAGACCATTTTGCTCATACTCAAGCATAGATACCCAGGGATTTCTCAGTCTTCACTCGACATCAGCAAGATCCAGTTCAACAAGGACGTGGGTCAAGCGGTGCTCGAGAGCTACTCGAGAATATTGGAGAGCTTGGCGTACACGGTACTGTCGAGAATAGACGATGTTTTGGAGGCAGACAGAGCCGTGAACAAGAGGAGCCCGCCGATTGAATCAGAGGAAGAGACGCTGGTCGGGAGCATGACGCTGTCGGATTTCATGGGATGGGACTTCGATCAGGCTGGTCAGGGGAACGGTGACTTGGAGTCCAAGAAAGATGTATCGGATGATCAGTTGGTGAAGGAGAAGCTGCCCGCAGTGACCACAAAGAAGACCTCATACCTAGAAACCCTAGGCGGCGTCAAGAGTCCAACGGCCCGGCATTAAATGTGGTGGTGGGGGAGATATAGGAGGAggggcaaacaaaaaaacagagcaaggaAGAcagataaattaaattaattattctttttaggATTCAAAACTTTTCAATGGGCTTTGTAattctttgtttataaaaaaaaccccAATTGGGCTTTAAGATTAGGCCCATTTTACTGTAAAACCCATTTTAAACCAATTTCATCTGTATATATGAATGTAAAGTagccttatcttcttcttcttcttccaaaacccAATCCTCTCTGGGGAGAACGATGACGTCACTAATAACCTCATCTCTGCAAGCTCT from Camelina sativa cultivar DH55 chromosome 9, Cs, whole genome shotgun sequence encodes:
- the LOC104714400 gene encoding rop guanine nucleotide exchange factor 12-like yields the protein MVRASEEEQESYRSRLFNFKWRNNENNNATRHAKSLSVETGLDEAATGSNEAEPLTIIHPGKAPPLLRSAADEAALTAALAREKQLLADVEQMKERFSKLLLGEDNSGGGKGVSSALALSNAITNIAASVFGEQRRLEPMPAERRARWRKEIDWLLSVTDYVVEFAPSQQKNKDGTNMEIMTTRQRTDLHMNIPALKKLDAMLIDCLENFKDQSEFSYVSKDSSDADKRNDEKWWIPTVKVPPDGLSDAARRFLQYQKDCVNQVLKAAMAINAQVLFEMEIPESYIDSLPKNGRASLGDQMYKHITVDFFDPDQFLNSMDMSSEHKIVDLKNRIEASIVIWKRKMVYKDSKSSAPWASGVSLEKREVFEERAETILLILKHRYPGISQSSLDISKIQFNKDVGQAVLESYSRILESLAYTVLSRIDDVLEADRAVNKRSPPIESEEETLVGSMTLSDFMGWDFDQAGQGNGDLESKKDVSDDQLVKEKLPAVTTKKTSYLETLGGVKSPTARH
- the LOC104715999 gene encoding 30S ribosomal protein S17, chloroplastic-like; the encoded protein is TNFICIYECKVALSSSSSSKTQSSLGRTMTSLITSSLQALKLSSPFAHGSTPLSSLSKPNSFPNPKMPALVPVIRAMKTMQGRVVCATNDKTVAVEVVRLAPHPKYKRRVRMKKKYQAHDPDNQFKVGDVVLLEKSRPISKTKSFVALPVVARKSGGDGLLGIPLESQQPAAA
- the LOC104716000 gene encoding rop guanine nucleotide exchange factor 12-like, with translation MFVLAMSSIPTTVIYKRNDEKWWIPTVKVPPDGLSDAARRFLQYQKDCVNQVLKAAMAINAQVLFEMEIPESYIDSLPKNGRASLGDQMYKHITVDFFDPDQFLNSMDMSSEHKIVDLKNRIEASIVIWKRKMVYKDSKSSAPWASGVSLEKREVFEERAETILLILKHRYPGISQSSLDISKIQFNKDVGQAVLESYSRILESLAYTVLSRIDDVLEADRAVNKRSPPIESEEETLVGSMTLSDFMGWDFDQAGQGNGDLESKKDVSDDQLVKEKLPAVTTKKTSYLETLGGVKSPTARH